From the Desulfobacterales bacterium genome, one window contains:
- a CDS encoding pyridoxal phosphate-dependent aminotransferase has product MFSNRGTWDVSPNPLSRLLEKKKAGGETVLDLTQSNPTRAGFHYEDEKILTALAQPRAMVYEPDPRGFATAREAVKDYYRELGKEIDVSSIFLTASTSEAYAVLFKLLGNSGDEILIPRPGYPLLSFLAVFEDLQPVAYPLKYDDAKGWSMDLEVLQALITPSTRAVVVVNPNNPTGSFLKEPELKALDSICREHDLALIVDEVFSDFGAAPEPGRVRTAVNRSTVMTFVLNGLSKVAGLPQMKLGWIVVGGKSDLAETVQARLEMMLDFYLSVSAPVQHAAKKLLQGRKAIQDQMHSRLEDNSRFLKAQLAQTANCKLLRREGGWYGILEISDAVSDEDRVLQLLEGDNTLVHPGYFYGFDREGFVVVSLLTPVEIFQSGISRLIQRFGRDG; this is encoded by the coding sequence ATGTTTTCAAACCGTGGTACCTGGGATGTAAGCCCCAACCCCTTGAGCAGGCTCCTTGAAAAGAAGAAGGCCGGCGGCGAAACTGTTTTAGATTTGACGCAGTCCAACCCGACCCGGGCGGGATTTCATTATGAAGATGAAAAGATACTGACGGCCCTGGCACAGCCCCGGGCAATGGTTTATGAGCCTGACCCGCGGGGTTTTGCAACCGCCCGGGAAGCGGTCAAGGATTATTACCGGGAGCTGGGTAAAGAGATTGATGTGAGTTCCATCTTTCTGACCGCCAGCACCAGTGAAGCCTACGCGGTTCTGTTCAAGCTGCTGGGCAATTCAGGTGATGAGATCCTGATCCCCCGGCCCGGGTATCCCCTGCTTTCTTTTCTGGCGGTTTTTGAAGACCTGCAGCCCGTGGCCTATCCGCTGAAATATGACGATGCAAAGGGGTGGTCTATGGACCTGGAGGTCCTGCAGGCGCTTATCACCCCCTCTACCCGGGCAGTTGTGGTGGTCAACCCCAACAACCCCACCGGTTCTTTTTTAAAGGAGCCGGAGTTGAAAGCGCTCGACAGCATCTGCCGCGAGCACGATCTGGCCCTGATCGTGGACGAGGTGTTTTCCGATTTTGGGGCCGCACCGGAACCGGGCCGGGTTCGGACGGCGGTGAACCGTTCCACCGTCATGACCTTTGTACTGAACGGACTTTCCAAGGTGGCGGGGCTGCCCCAGATGAAGCTGGGATGGATTGTTGTGGGCGGCAAATCCGATCTTGCCGAAACAGTCCAGGCGCGGCTTGAAATGATGCTGGATTTTTATCTTTCGGTGTCAGCGCCGGTGCAGCACGCAGCCAAAAAGCTGCTCCAGGGGCGCAAAGCGATCCAGGACCAGATGCATTCCCGGCTGGAGGATAACAGCCGCTTTTTAAAAGCGCAGCTCGCTCAAACCGCCAACTGCAAATTGCTGCGGCGCGAAGGCGGCTGGTATGGGATCCTGGAGATATCCGATGCAGTTTCCGATGAGGACCGGGTCTTGCAGCTGCTGGAGGGGGACAACACGCTGGTGCATCCCGGGTATTTTTATGGATTCGACCGGGAAGGGTTTGTGGTGGTCAGCCTGCTGACGCCCGTTGAAATTTTTCAGTCTGGAATTTCACGGCTGATACAAAGATTTGGTCGCGACGGATAA
- a CDS encoding CYTH domain-containing protein — translation MGKEIEKKFLVIDKTFRKLAEGTRYRQGYLNSSKERVVRVRAIDDKGFLAVKGITTGATRVAYEYEIPVQDADAMLDELCEKPIIEKNRYKIQHENLVWEIDEFFGENQGLIVAEVELEREDQPFVKPEWIGAEVTGDPKYFNSNLIRNSYKNWQRSE, via the coding sequence ATGGGAAAAGAGATTGAAAAAAAGTTTCTTGTTATAGACAAAACTTTCAGGAAACTGGCAGAAGGAACCCGATACCGGCAGGGATACCTGAATAGCTCCAAGGAGCGCGTTGTGCGGGTTCGTGCGATCGACGACAAGGGCTTTCTGGCCGTCAAAGGGATTACCACCGGCGCCACGCGGGTGGCGTATGAATATGAAATTCCGGTTCAGGATGCCGATGCCATGCTGGATGAACTGTGCGAAAAACCCATTATCGAAAAGAACCGATATAAAATTCAACATGAAAACCTTGTCTGGGAAATTGATGAGTTTTTCGGGGAAAATCAGGGGTTGATCGTTGCAGAGGTGGAGCTGGAGAGGGAGGATCAGCCCTTTGTGAAACCTGAGTGGATCGGCGCTGAGGTTACCGGAGATCCGAAATATTTTAACTCAAATCTGATCCGAAATTCCTATAAAAACTGGCAGCGGTCAGAATGA